In the Synechococcus sp. UW179A genome, one interval contains:
- a CDS encoding chlorophyll a/b-binding protein yields the protein MTQVPSNAPAIRGATVTTEDGGRLNAFATEPRMEVVDTESGWGFHERAEMLNGRMAMLGFVALLATEFALGGEAFTRGLLGIG from the coding sequence ATGACCCAAGTCCCCTCCAACGCACCCGCTATTCGCGGCGCCACAGTCACCACTGAAGATGGTGGCCGGCTGAATGCCTTTGCGACCGAGCCCCGTATGGAAGTGGTGGATACAGAGAGTGGCTGGGGCTTTCATGAGCGTGCAGAAATGCTGAATGGCCGTATGGCCATGCTTGGTTTCGTGGCATTGCTGGCCACGGAATTCGCTCTGGGTGGCGAAGCTTTTACTCGTGGTCTTCTCGGCATTGGCTGA
- a CDS encoding DUF2949 domain-containing protein, with protein MVISSDPQPVASRALIAFLQQKLGLSENAINLGIRQAHLEQAPLPVVLWSFGLLNLTQYQEVLDWQQQQD; from the coding sequence ATGGTCATCAGCAGTGATCCACAACCAGTGGCTTCCCGCGCGTTGATTGCCTTTCTGCAGCAAAAGCTGGGATTGAGCGAAAACGCCATCAATCTCGGCATCCGTCAGGCCCATCTGGAGCAGGCTCCCCTCCCGGTTGTTCTTTGGAGTTTTGGACTGCTGAACCTCACGCAATATCAGGAAGTTCTGGATTGGCAACAGCAGCAGGATTAA
- a CDS encoding RNA-binding S4 domain-containing protein, whose amino-acid sequence MRLDQFLKWQGWVGTGGEAKMLIQAGEVRVNDCVVTQRGRQLKIGDRVILGGDQAVVTKI is encoded by the coding sequence ATGCGACTCGATCAGTTCTTGAAATGGCAAGGATGGGTTGGCACCGGCGGTGAGGCCAAGATGCTGATCCAGGCTGGAGAAGTACGTGTGAATGACTGCGTTGTCACCCAGCGCGGTCGACAGCTCAAGATCGGGGATCGTGTGATCCTGGGTGGAGATCAGGCCGTCGTCACGAAGATCTGA
- the folP gene encoding dihydropteroate synthase encodes MRYPACWGCRPAVMGVINLTPDSFSDGGRFNRADLALNEASRQLRDGAQVLDLGAQSTRPGAVDVGAEEELSRLLPCLQSIRAAHPQVILSVDTFLASVARAALEAGADWINDVSGGRRDPAMLPLVAEAGCPYVLMHSRGDSQTMDDCTDYGDQGVVAGVLQELRLSTNRALQAGLSQDQLIWDPGLGFAKTTDQNLQLIRQLDELQQDGIPLLLGPSRKRFIGAVLDQPRAKARIWGTAAVCARAVEAGVHVLRVHDVGPISQVVTMAAAVARQGSPANIRD; translated from the coding sequence ATGCGTTATCCCGCCTGCTGGGGCTGTCGCCCGGCTGTGATGGGGGTAATCAACCTCACCCCGGACTCCTTCAGTGATGGAGGGCGGTTCAACCGGGCGGATCTGGCCCTGAACGAGGCGTCACGCCAGCTTCGGGATGGAGCGCAGGTGCTCGATCTCGGTGCCCAGAGCACCCGGCCTGGTGCTGTTGATGTGGGTGCGGAAGAAGAGCTGTCGCGTCTTCTCCCCTGCCTGCAAAGCATCCGAGCAGCCCATCCGCAGGTGATTCTTTCCGTGGACACATTTCTGGCATCCGTGGCCAGAGCGGCGTTGGAAGCAGGCGCCGACTGGATTAACGATGTCAGCGGAGGCCGGCGTGACCCTGCCATGCTGCCGTTGGTCGCTGAGGCTGGTTGCCCGTATGTGCTGATGCACAGTCGCGGTGACAGTCAAACCATGGACGACTGCACCGATTACGGCGACCAGGGCGTTGTCGCCGGAGTGTTGCAGGAACTCAGGCTCAGCACCAACCGAGCTCTCCAAGCGGGCCTGAGCCAGGACCAGCTGATTTGGGATCCAGGTCTTGGCTTCGCGAAGACCACAGACCAGAACCTTCAGCTGATCAGACAGTTGGACGAGCTTCAGCAGGACGGCATTCCGCTTTTGCTTGGACCTTCACGGAAGCGTTTCATTGGCGCTGTTCTTGACCAGCCCCGTGCCAAGGCAAGGATCTGGGGGACGGCTGCTGTCTGCGCCAGGGCTGTGGAGGCTGGGGTCCACGTGCTGCGCGTCCACGATGTAGGGCCGATCAGTCAGGTGGTAACCATGGCCGCGGCGGTGGCTCGGCAAGGTTCGCCCGCCAACATTCGTGACTGA
- the dapB gene encoding 4-hydroxy-tetrahydrodipicolinate reductase: MSAVANQTIPVLVTGALGRMGAEVIRAVQSSKDCHLVGAVDTTPGKEGADIGELLGLGAIEVAVTADLEGCLCATSQAVRDAGPGQGAVMVDFTHPSVVYANTRAAIAYGVHPVIGTTGLSPDQLNDLQSFSEKASVGGAVIPNFSVGMVLLQQAAAAAARFYDHAELTELHHNRKADAPSGTCIKTAELMEELGKSFNAAEVDEHESLEGSRGGERPSGLRLHSLRLPGLVAHQEVMFGAPGETYTLRHDTIDRAAYMPGVLLCVRKVRQLSGLVYGLERLI, from the coding sequence ATGAGCGCTGTTGCGAATCAGACGATCCCTGTTCTGGTCACCGGAGCGCTGGGGCGCATGGGTGCCGAGGTGATCCGCGCTGTTCAGTCTTCAAAGGACTGTCATCTGGTGGGGGCTGTCGATACGACACCTGGCAAGGAAGGAGCAGACATCGGTGAACTGCTGGGTCTCGGAGCCATAGAAGTGGCCGTTACGGCAGACCTGGAGGGTTGCCTTTGCGCCACCAGTCAGGCGGTTCGTGATGCAGGTCCCGGCCAAGGGGCAGTGATGGTGGATTTCACCCATCCATCTGTGGTCTATGCGAATACCCGAGCCGCCATCGCATACGGAGTGCATCCCGTGATCGGCACCACAGGTCTGTCTCCAGATCAACTCAATGATCTGCAGAGTTTTTCAGAGAAAGCCTCCGTGGGAGGCGCTGTGATTCCAAACTTTTCTGTGGGCATGGTGCTGCTCCAGCAGGCCGCGGCTGCAGCGGCACGTTTCTATGACCATGCCGAGCTCACCGAGCTGCATCACAACCGCAAGGCCGATGCTCCCAGTGGGACTTGCATCAAAACCGCAGAGCTGATGGAGGAGCTCGGCAAGTCATTCAATGCCGCAGAGGTGGATGAGCATGAGTCGCTCGAGGGCAGTCGCGGCGGTGAACGCCCCAGCGGGCTGCGTCTGCATTCCCTTCGCTTGCCAGGGCTGGTGGCTCACCAGGAAGTGATGTTCGGTGCACCGGGTGAGACCTATACGCTTCGCCACGACACGATTGATCGCGCCGCTTACATGCCCGGTGTTTTGCTGTGTGTTCGCAAAGTGAGGCAGCTTTCAGGGCTTGTCTACGGCCTGGAGAGGCTGATCTGA
- a CDS encoding FAD-dependent monooxygenase, with amino-acid sequence MTADPQFRDSAVKAVHHQFRVVGAGPTGSLLALGLAQQGFFVVLSDRLSAELLLNRSRAYAITHSSRRLLQDLGLWTALLDQMEPFCSLRLDDCFAHRTAWFNVRDLRPGNRSSEAIGWILDHRPLMNLLLERLECSDHVELQLDQASPAEDPLVKACSRDWIVAADGPRSMLRRRAEVPFWSHAYQQGCLTAKLRLTGADQHCAYELFRPEGPMAVLPLGQDRYQVVWSAPLQRCRDRAASSPAELLSALDAILPDGVNVVQLLDDPGAFPLELSLALRLHRGSLLLVGEAAHRCHPVGGQGLNLCWRDVSDLLNLTEAVRHGDIAPTSLARRYSRCRRFDLASVLLATDLLIRFFSNHNPLLMPFRRLALFMLKNVSWIRRLSLSAMTDGPGTLLKTLPK; translated from the coding sequence GTGACAGCTGACCCTCAATTTCGAGACTCCGCTGTCAAAGCAGTCCATCACCAGTTCCGCGTCGTTGGGGCTGGTCCTACGGGATCCCTGTTAGCGCTTGGATTGGCGCAACAGGGTTTTTTTGTTGTTTTATCTGACCGTTTGAGTGCTGAGTTGCTGCTGAATCGCAGCCGCGCTTACGCCATCACACACTCTTCCAGGCGTCTTCTGCAGGATCTGGGCCTGTGGACGGCCTTGCTGGATCAGATGGAGCCCTTCTGCTCTTTGCGGCTCGATGATTGCTTTGCCCACCGCACAGCCTGGTTCAACGTTCGCGATCTGCGACCTGGCAATCGCAGCTCAGAGGCGATCGGATGGATTCTTGACCATCGCCCTTTGATGAACCTTTTGCTGGAGCGGCTTGAGTGCTCGGATCATGTTGAGCTGCAACTCGATCAAGCTTCGCCAGCAGAGGACCCTCTCGTTAAAGCTTGTTCTCGCGATTGGATCGTCGCTGCTGATGGTCCACGTTCCATGCTGCGGCGTCGTGCTGAGGTGCCCTTTTGGTCTCATGCTTACCAACAGGGTTGCCTGACCGCGAAGCTTCGCTTAACAGGCGCCGATCAACACTGTGCTTACGAGCTGTTCCGTCCTGAAGGTCCTATGGCAGTTCTGCCGCTTGGGCAGGATCGTTATCAGGTGGTCTGGAGTGCACCGCTGCAGCGATGTCGAGACCGCGCGGCGTCCTCTCCCGCAGAGTTGTTGTCGGCGCTGGACGCAATCCTTCCTGATGGGGTGAACGTTGTTCAACTCCTTGATGATCCTGGAGCATTTCCACTGGAGTTGAGCCTGGCGCTGCGTCTCCACCGTGGATCCCTACTTCTGGTGGGAGAAGCAGCTCATCGCTGCCATCCAGTGGGTGGCCAGGGTTTGAATCTTTGCTGGCGTGATGTCAGTGACCTCTTGAATCTGACCGAGGCAGTGCGTCATGGAGACATAGCCCCCACCTCTCTGGCGAGACGCTACTCCCGTTGTCGTCGCTTCGATCTGGCTAGTGTTTTGTTGGCAACGGATCTGCTGATTCGTTTCTTCTCCAATCACAATCCGCTGCTGATGCCGTTCAGGCGTTTAGCGCTTTTCATGCTGAAGAACGTCAGCTGGATTCGACGCTTGAGTCTGTCCGCAATGACCGATGGCCCGGGCACCTTGTTGAAAACGCTGCCAAAATAA
- a CDS encoding ABC transporter ATP-binding protein: protein MLKTSEAGFRRLLPLLRPHLPQLSLGLVCMLIYVSSFLLLLNLAGSLFPALGSRDLGRVLGLIGQGVLIFAIQKLAQFGQDSLLAGPALQVSKTLRSNLFGRLQTVELGALEKLSAGDLTYRLTEDADRVSEVLYKSIHDTLPSVLQLLAVLGYMLWLDWKLTASILLLAPLIIWLISLFGARVMAATERSQKKVSELAGLLGEAIEGLPLVRAFAAEPWLQGRFEDEIDQHRQARHRTYSLVALQHPVVGMIEVVGLFSVLGLAAWRIQNDGLSIAGLSSYLTGLVVLIDPIAHVTNNFNEFQQGQASLRRLRQIEQEPQETADPDPALPIGRPEGHLNLHRVHFAYGNGEPVLRDINLSIEAGQVVALVGPSGAGKSTLFSLLLRFNSAQSGEIELDGKNLAQVKARELRQQVALVPQRTTVFSGSIAEAIRFGRPASHGQLLEAARLANAHDFIMALPDGYETKLEERGTNVSGGQLQRIAIARAVLGNPAVLLLDEATSALDAEAEAAVQLGLRQAMHGRTVLVIAHRLATVQEADQIVVLDHGQISERGSHDQLMANNGRYRDLCERQMIRDGRS from the coding sequence ATGCTGAAAACCTCCGAGGCAGGATTCCGCAGGCTGCTGCCATTGCTGCGTCCGCATCTGCCCCAACTGAGCCTCGGGCTGGTCTGCATGCTCATTTATGTGAGCAGCTTTCTGTTGCTGCTCAATCTCGCGGGATCCCTGTTCCCCGCACTGGGATCGAGGGATCTTGGCCGGGTGCTCGGACTGATCGGGCAGGGCGTCTTGATTTTTGCGATCCAGAAACTGGCTCAGTTCGGTCAGGACTCCCTACTAGCCGGACCTGCCCTTCAGGTGAGCAAAACCCTACGCAGCAATTTGTTTGGGCGTTTGCAGACTGTTGAACTGGGCGCACTGGAAAAACTCTCCGCAGGCGATCTCACCTACCGACTGACCGAAGACGCCGATCGTGTCAGTGAAGTGCTCTACAAATCAATTCACGACACACTTCCAAGCGTGCTCCAACTGCTGGCGGTGCTGGGATACATGCTCTGGCTGGACTGGAAACTCACGGCTTCCATCCTGCTGCTGGCACCGTTGATCATCTGGCTGATCAGCCTGTTTGGCGCACGGGTGATGGCGGCCACCGAACGGAGTCAGAAAAAAGTGAGCGAACTGGCCGGTTTGCTCGGCGAAGCGATCGAGGGCCTGCCGCTGGTGCGGGCCTTTGCTGCAGAGCCCTGGTTGCAAGGCAGGTTTGAAGACGAGATTGACCAGCATCGTCAAGCCCGGCATCGCACCTACAGCCTTGTAGCCCTGCAGCACCCGGTGGTGGGCATGATCGAAGTGGTGGGCCTTTTCTCCGTTCTGGGCCTGGCCGCCTGGAGGATTCAGAACGATGGTCTGAGCATTGCTGGCTTGAGCAGCTATCTCACCGGCCTTGTGGTGCTGATCGACCCCATCGCTCACGTCACCAACAACTTCAATGAATTTCAGCAGGGCCAGGCTTCGCTGCGGCGGCTACGACAGATCGAACAAGAACCTCAGGAAACGGCAGATCCGGATCCGGCCTTGCCGATTGGTCGACCTGAAGGCCACCTGAATCTGCATCGCGTCCACTTTGCTTACGGCAACGGTGAACCAGTTCTTCGAGACATCAACCTGAGCATCGAAGCCGGTCAGGTGGTGGCACTGGTGGGCCCATCCGGTGCTGGGAAAAGCACCTTGTTCTCCTTGCTTTTGCGCTTTAACAGTGCCCAGTCAGGAGAGATCGAGCTGGATGGAAAGAATCTGGCACAAGTGAAAGCGCGCGAACTCAGGCAACAGGTCGCCCTCGTGCCCCAACGCACAACGGTGTTCTCCGGCAGCATTGCTGAAGCGATTCGTTTTGGTAGGCCGGCGAGCCATGGCCAGCTGCTCGAGGCAGCCCGTCTGGCCAATGCCCACGACTTCATCATGGCCTTGCCGGATGGCTATGAGACGAAGCTGGAGGAACGCGGCACCAATGTTTCAGGGGGGCAACTGCAGCGGATTGCCATTGCCAGAGCCGTCCTGGGAAATCCTGCGGTGCTGCTGCTCGATGAAGCCACTAGCGCCCTGGACGCTGAGGCTGAGGCTGCTGTTCAGTTGGGGCTACGTCAGGCGATGCACGGTCGCACCGTGCTGGTGATCGCTCACCGACTGGCCACTGTGCAGGAAGCCGATCAAATTGTGGTCCTTGACCATGGCCAGATCAGCGAACGAGGCAGCCATGATCAGTTGATGGCGAATAACGGTCGCTATCGAGATCTGTGTGAACGCCAAATGATTCGCGATGGGCGCAGCTAG
- a CDS encoding magnesium chelatase subunit H yields MFTQVRSANRRVAPVEGQNHKSVMKAVYVVLEPQYQNALTQAATALNAGGSDLGIELSGYLIEELRDDSNYEDFKQDVSEADVFIASLIFIEDLAQKVVDAVTPHRDSLKAAVVFPSMPEVMRLNKLGSFSMAQLGQSKSAIAGFMKKRKEAGGAGFQDAMLKLLNTLPTVLKYLPVEKAQDARSFMLSFQYWLGGTPDNLRNFLLMLADKYVFPAEEGEERPVMDVAAPEVFPDLGIWHPLAPSMFEDLREYLNWTSSRTDLSEKALKGPVIGLVLQRSHIVTGDDAHYVATIQELEFRGARVIPIFCGGLDFSKPVNAFFYDPLNPEQPLVDGIVSLTGFALVGGPARQDHPKAVESLKKLNRPYMVALPLVFQTTQEWEDSDLGLHPVQVALQIAIPELDGAIEPIVLSGRDDATGKAHTLQDRVDAIAERAIRWSSLRIKPRVDKKLAITVFSFPPDKGNVGTAAYLDVFGSIHRVMEEMKAKGYNVTDLPATPRALLEAVINDANAMQGSPELSIAHRMSVEEYERLTPYSERLEENWGKPPGNLNSDGQNLLVFGRHFGNIFVGVQPTFGYEGDPMRLLYSRSASPHHGFAAYYTYLEKIWKADAVLHFGTHGSLEFMPGKQMGMSETCYPDSLIGSLPNLYYYAANNPSEATIAKRRGYASTISYLTPPAENAGLYKGLKELGELVGSYQQLREGGRGIQIVNTIVETARQCNLDKDVDLPEEDASTLDLDGRDALVGAVYRQLMEIESRLLPCGLHTIGKPPTAEEAIATLVNIAALERDEDGLRSLPGLLAESIGRTIEDVYKGNDNGVLADVELNRTITEASRAATSAMVRSVTGSDGRVNLRNNWSWFNNLLARFGFKRPSPWLKACHNNGFNEIDPTELDRLFAYLRFCLEQVCADMEMESLLKALDGEYILPGPGGDPIRNPGVLPSGKNIHALDPQAIPTRAAVAAAKGVVDKLIERQRQEQGTWPETIACVLWGTDNIKTYGESLAQILWFVGVKPMPDSVGRVNKLELISLEELGRPRVDVVVNCSGVFRDLFINQMALIDQAVKMAAEADEPLEQNFVRKHALEQAEKEGSSLRDAACRVFSNASGSYSSNVNLAVENSTWEEEGELQEMYLSRKTFAFNADNPGEMNQKRDVFENVMKTADVTFQNLDSAEISLTDVSHYFDSDPTKLIAGLRDDGKAPTSYIADTTTANAQVRSLNETIRLDSRTKLLNPKWYEGMLDSGYEGVREVAKRLNFTLGWSATSGSVDNFVYEEANETFINDPEMRKRLLDLNPNSFRRIVGTLLEVHGRGYWDTSDENIQQLQELYQEVEDRIEGVTTAEA; encoded by the coding sequence ATGTTCACACAGGTCCGCTCCGCCAATCGCCGCGTGGCTCCTGTGGAGGGTCAGAACCACAAATCCGTGATGAAAGCGGTTTATGTGGTTTTGGAGCCTCAATATCAAAATGCGCTCACGCAAGCAGCCACAGCTCTGAATGCCGGTGGGAGCGATCTGGGAATCGAACTCAGTGGATACCTGATTGAAGAACTTCGGGACGACAGTAATTACGAGGACTTCAAACAAGATGTTTCTGAAGCGGATGTCTTCATCGCCTCATTGATTTTTATCGAAGATCTGGCTCAGAAGGTCGTCGATGCCGTAACACCACATCGCGACAGTCTTAAAGCTGCAGTTGTCTTTCCCTCCATGCCGGAGGTCATGCGTCTCAACAAACTCGGCAGCTTCTCAATGGCTCAGCTCGGGCAGAGCAAGAGCGCCATTGCCGGGTTTATGAAAAAGCGCAAGGAGGCTGGCGGAGCAGGGTTCCAGGACGCCATGCTCAAGCTCCTCAACACCCTGCCCACGGTTCTAAAATATTTGCCGGTCGAGAAGGCGCAGGACGCGCGCAGCTTCATGCTCAGTTTTCAGTACTGGCTGGGTGGAACACCAGACAATCTGCGCAACTTTCTGCTGATGCTGGCTGACAAATATGTTTTCCCTGCAGAGGAAGGCGAGGAGCGTCCTGTGATGGACGTTGCAGCCCCCGAAGTCTTTCCTGATCTCGGCATCTGGCATCCACTGGCACCCTCGATGTTCGAAGACCTCAGGGAATACCTCAACTGGACATCCAGCCGCACAGATCTCTCAGAGAAAGCTCTAAAAGGGCCGGTGATCGGTCTTGTTCTACAGCGCAGTCACATTGTCACCGGAGATGATGCCCACTACGTGGCCACGATCCAGGAGTTGGAGTTCCGTGGTGCCCGTGTCATTCCCATCTTCTGCGGGGGCCTCGACTTCTCCAAACCAGTCAACGCCTTCTTTTACGACCCTCTCAATCCAGAGCAACCGCTTGTTGACGGCATCGTTTCCCTCACCGGTTTTGCGTTAGTGGGTGGCCCTGCCCGTCAGGACCATCCAAAGGCAGTTGAATCACTAAAAAAACTCAATCGCCCCTACATGGTGGCTTTGCCACTGGTGTTTCAGACGACTCAGGAATGGGAAGACAGTGACCTCGGTCTGCATCCGGTTCAAGTTGCCTTGCAAATTGCCATTCCAGAGCTGGACGGCGCGATCGAACCGATTGTTCTCTCAGGCAGAGATGACGCCACCGGAAAAGCTCACACATTGCAGGATCGAGTTGACGCAATCGCTGAACGCGCGATCAGGTGGTCGTCTCTACGAATCAAACCCCGCGTCGACAAAAAACTGGCGATCACGGTATTCAGCTTCCCACCCGACAAAGGAAATGTTGGCACTGCGGCCTATCTCGATGTCTTTGGCTCCATCCATCGCGTTATGGAGGAGATGAAAGCGAAGGGATACAACGTGACTGATCTGCCTGCCACCCCCCGGGCACTGCTGGAAGCGGTGATCAACGATGCCAATGCCATGCAGGGATCACCGGAGCTTTCCATCGCCCACCGGATGAGCGTCGAGGAATATGAGCGACTCACTCCCTACTCAGAGCGGCTTGAGGAGAACTGGGGCAAACCTCCCGGCAACCTGAACAGCGATGGGCAGAACCTGTTGGTGTTCGGCAGGCACTTCGGCAACATCTTTGTCGGCGTACAGCCCACCTTCGGCTACGAGGGTGATCCCATGCGTCTGCTTTATTCGCGAAGCGCTAGTCCTCATCATGGATTTGCCGCTTATTACACCTACCTAGAAAAAATATGGAAAGCGGACGCAGTGCTGCACTTCGGCACCCACGGGTCCCTCGAATTCATGCCCGGCAAACAGATGGGGATGAGCGAAACCTGCTATCCAGACTCCCTGATTGGATCGCTGCCGAACCTCTACTACTACGCAGCCAACAACCCCTCGGAAGCCACGATTGCCAAGCGTCGGGGTTATGCATCGACAATTAGCTATCTCACTCCGCCCGCAGAGAATGCAGGTCTCTACAAGGGTCTCAAAGAACTAGGCGAATTGGTTGGCTCGTACCAACAACTGCGTGAAGGTGGTCGCGGTATTCAGATCGTCAACACAATTGTCGAGACGGCTCGTCAATGCAACCTCGACAAGGATGTTGATCTTCCCGAGGAGGATGCCTCAACACTTGATCTAGACGGCCGCGATGCCCTCGTTGGAGCGGTTTACCGCCAACTGATGGAGATCGAAAGCCGCTTGCTTCCTTGCGGACTGCACACCATCGGCAAGCCACCAACAGCCGAAGAAGCCATCGCCACCCTGGTCAACATCGCCGCGCTCGAACGCGATGAAGACGGACTCCGATCACTTCCAGGCTTGTTGGCTGAATCCATCGGTCGAACAATCGAAGACGTCTACAAAGGAAATGACAACGGTGTACTCGCTGATGTCGAACTCAACCGCACTATCACCGAGGCATCGCGTGCAGCCACCTCCGCCATGGTCCGGTCTGTCACCGGCAGTGACGGGAGGGTCAACCTGCGCAACAACTGGTCGTGGTTCAACAACCTGCTTGCCCGCTTCGGCTTCAAGCGACCTTCTCCATGGCTGAAGGCATGTCACAACAATGGATTCAACGAAATCGATCCAACAGAGCTCGACAGGCTGTTCGCGTATCTACGCTTCTGCCTTGAGCAGGTTTGCGCCGACATGGAGATGGAGAGTCTTCTCAAGGCTCTTGATGGTGAATACATCCTCCCAGGACCTGGTGGTGATCCGATCCGTAACCCTGGAGTGCTTCCCAGTGGCAAAAACATTCACGCCCTTGATCCTCAGGCCATACCAACAAGAGCTGCTGTTGCAGCCGCCAAAGGGGTCGTTGACAAGTTGATCGAGCGCCAAAGGCAGGAGCAGGGAACATGGCCTGAAACCATTGCTTGCGTTCTCTGGGGCACGGACAACATCAAGACTTACGGCGAATCACTTGCTCAGATTCTCTGGTTTGTGGGTGTGAAGCCCATGCCGGACTCCGTCGGTCGAGTCAACAAGCTTGAGCTGATTTCTCTCGAGGAGCTGGGACGCCCCCGTGTTGATGTGGTGGTGAACTGCTCTGGAGTTTTCCGTGATCTATTCATCAACCAGATGGCACTGATCGATCAGGCCGTGAAGATGGCAGCCGAAGCTGATGAGCCGCTTGAGCAGAATTTTGTGCGCAAACATGCTCTTGAGCAGGCTGAAAAAGAGGGAAGCAGCTTGCGAGACGCGGCCTGTCGGGTGTTCTCGAATGCCAGTGGCAGCTACAGCTCCAACGTGAATCTGGCCGTTGAAAATAGCACCTGGGAAGAGGAAGGCGAACTGCAGGAGATGTATCTCTCCAGGAAAACCTTTGCCTTCAATGCTGACAATCCTGGTGAGATGAACCAGAAGCGTGATGTCTTCGAAAATGTGATGAAAACCGCTGACGTCACCTTCCAGAACCTGGATTCTGCAGAGATCTCCCTCACTGATGTGAGTCACTATTTCGACTCCGATCCCACCAAACTGATCGCTGGTTTGCGTGATGACGGCAAGGCACCCACCAGCTACATCGCCGATACCACCACCGCCAATGCTCAGGTGCGTTCCCTGAACGAGACGATTCGTCTCGACTCGCGCACCAAACTTCTCAATCCGAAGTGGTATGAAGGAATGCTCGACTCGGGTTACGAGGGTGTTCGAGAAGTTGCGAAGCGCCTTAATTTCACGCTTGGCTGGAGTGCTACCAGTGGCTCGGTTGACAACTTCGTCTACGAAGAAGCCAACGAAACTTTCATCAACGATCCGGAAATGCGTAAGCGTCTGTTGGATCTGAACCCCAATAGCTTCCGTCGGATTGTGGGAACTCTGCTCGAGGTGCACGGACGCGGTTACTGGGACACCTCGGATGAAAACATCCAACAGCTGCAGGAGCTCTACCAGGAAGTCGAGGATCGGATTGAGGGCGTCACGACCGCCGAAGCCTGA
- a CDS encoding thiol-disulfide oxidoreductase DCC family protein, with the protein MSTSPELTLLYDGGCPLCVREVTFLRRKDRDQSIRFIDVDAPDYSPENWSGISYRQAMARIHAIQADGTVLTDVAVFREAYRLIGLGWLYAPTRWPVLGPVVDALYGVWARYRLKITNRASLDQLCQERCSLPQ; encoded by the coding sequence ATGAGCACGAGCCCTGAGCTCACCCTGCTCTACGACGGGGGATGTCCACTGTGCGTGCGCGAGGTGACGTTTTTACGTCGCAAAGATCGCGATCAGTCGATCCGTTTCATTGATGTCGATGCGCCGGACTACTCCCCTGAGAACTGGTCCGGTATCAGCTATCGACAGGCGATGGCGAGGATTCATGCCATTCAGGCCGATGGAACCGTGCTCACTGATGTCGCAGTGTTTCGCGAGGCTTATCGCCTGATTGGTCTCGGCTGGCTGTATGCGCCCACCCGCTGGCCAGTGCTCGGACCAGTGGTTGATGCTCTTTATGGCGTCTGGGCTCGATACCGGCTGAAGATCACCAACCGTGCATCACTGGACCAGCTTTGTCAGGAGCGTTGTTCGCTGCCGCAGTGA
- the tpiA gene encoding triose-phosphate isomerase — MGKPVIAGNWKMHMTCAQARDWLATFLPLIADTPDDRELVVAPPFTAISTTAEVTSGSRLEISSQNVHWEAQGAFTGEIAPSMLEEHGVRYAIVGHSEPRKYFSESDEQINHRARSAQAHGLIPIVCVGESDEQRSRGEAERVIRRQVEQGLEGLDPNHLVVAYEPIWAIGTGKTCESSEANRICGLIRSWVGAPDLIIQYGGSVKPGNIDELMSMSDIDGVLVGGASLDAESFARIANYQVS; from the coding sequence GTGGGCAAACCGGTGATTGCTGGAAACTGGAAGATGCACATGACGTGCGCCCAGGCCCGGGACTGGTTGGCCACGTTTCTGCCATTGATCGCCGACACGCCTGATGACCGTGAGCTGGTGGTGGCGCCTCCGTTCACTGCGATCAGTACCACCGCTGAGGTCACGTCAGGATCAAGGCTTGAGATTTCAAGTCAAAACGTGCACTGGGAGGCTCAGGGCGCATTCACAGGTGAGATCGCTCCGTCGATGCTGGAAGAACATGGAGTGCGTTACGCGATCGTTGGGCATAGCGAGCCACGTAAATACTTCAGTGAGAGCGATGAGCAGATCAACCACCGGGCGCGTTCAGCGCAGGCCCATGGTCTGATCCCCATCGTCTGCGTTGGAGAAAGTGATGAACAGCGCAGCCGTGGCGAAGCCGAACGTGTGATCCGCCGTCAGGTGGAGCAGGGCCTCGAAGGACTCGATCCAAATCATCTTGTGGTTGCCTATGAACCCATCTGGGCCATCGGCACCGGCAAAACCTGTGAATCCTCGGAGGCGAACCGCATCTGTGGCCTGATTCGTAGTTGGGTGGGTGCCCCTGATCTGATCATTCAGTACGGAGGATCCGTCAAACCCGGAAACATCGATGAGCTCATGAGCATGAGTGATATCGACGGTGTGCTCGTTGGTGGCGCATCCCTCGATGCCGAAAGCTTTGCTCGTATCGCCAACTATCAGGTCAGCTGA